Genomic segment of Bacillaceae bacterium S4-13-56:
CAACCTTCAATATATTTAAACAACTCTATGTTTGCTGAGTTGAAATCTAAGTATCTAACGTGATTCACTTCTTCTTTCTTTAAGATCGCATGGAAGGATTCAATACAGGCATTGTCATAAGGGCAGCCCTTACGACTAAAGGAGTGTTCCATTCCATACGA
This window contains:
- a CDS encoding integrase core domain-containing protein, which translates into the protein SYGMEHSFSRKGCPYDNACIESFHAILKKEEVNHVRYLDFNSANIELFKYIEGWYNRKRIHGSIGYKTPQELENELNAQVAA